A single window of Flavobacterium sp. 140616W15 DNA harbors:
- a CDS encoding WbqC family protein, giving the protein MNSLLLPTYFPSISHCAVMAQSESITFEIEDNFQKQTNRNRTYIYSPNGIQLLNIPVKHSKNAHQKTKEIQIENEFDWQKQHFKSLEAAYRSSPFFEFFEDDIRPIFEKKHQFLIDLNFETLDIISKCLRMKLEYTKTSEYFHDTDSAVLDFRALANGKKDNNTFETYTQVFDDKHGFINNLSVLDLIFNEGKYAMEYLKNQKI; this is encoded by the coding sequence ATGAATTCACTATTACTTCCAACCTATTTCCCTTCAATTAGTCATTGTGCTGTTATGGCACAATCTGAAAGCATTACATTTGAAATAGAAGATAATTTCCAAAAACAAACCAATAGAAACCGCACTTATATCTATAGTCCAAACGGAATACAGCTACTAAACATACCTGTAAAACATTCTAAAAATGCACATCAAAAGACCAAAGAGATTCAAATAGAAAATGAATTTGATTGGCAAAAACAGCATTTTAAATCATTGGAAGCCGCTTATAGAAGTTCGCCGTTTTTTGAATTTTTTGAAGATGACATCCGTCCTATTTTCGAAAAAAAACATCAATTTTTAATAGATTTAAATTTTGAGACTTTGGATATTATTTCTAAATGCTTACGCATGAAATTAGAGTACACTAAGACCTCAGAATACTTTCACGATACAGATAGTGCTGTTTTAGATTTTAGAGCCTTAGCAAACGGAAAAAAAGACAATAACACCTTCGAAACCTATACTCAGGTCTTTGATGATAAACACGGTTTTATAAACAATCTGAGTGTATTAGACCTAATCTTTAACGAAGGAAAGTATGCAATGGAATATTTAAAGAATCAGAAAATATAG
- a CDS encoding rhomboid family intramembrane serine protease: protein MNILDDLKLQYKLGGIAQRVIYWNIACFLISLVFFYQFSIGQFAFPSWLALSSDPSDFLFKPWTFLTYAFFHDGFLHLLFNMLVLNFASSLFLTFFTEKQYLGLYVLSAIFAGVVFALSFYFLDLSSSVVGASGAIMAILVATTTYQPLMTVRLLLIGNVKLWHITLVILVLDLMQFRLGNMGGHISHLAGAIFGFAFIKLLQSGYDPSKIVTRVLDFFTNLFKKSPSTPFKKVHKNYNNVPTQRTTSKIITKDKTQQQIDEILDKISQSGYDCLTKEEKEFLFKAGK from the coding sequence ATGAATATTTTAGATGATTTAAAGTTACAATACAAATTAGGAGGCATCGCTCAGCGAGTAATCTATTGGAATATTGCCTGTTTTCTTATTTCATTGGTGTTTTTTTACCAGTTTTCAATAGGGCAATTTGCTTTTCCGAGTTGGTTGGCGCTATCATCTGATCCATCAGATTTTTTATTCAAGCCTTGGACATTTCTTACGTATGCTTTTTTTCATGATGGATTTTTGCATTTGTTGTTTAATATGTTGGTATTGAATTTTGCAAGTTCTTTGTTCTTGACTTTTTTTACTGAAAAACAATATTTGGGATTGTATGTCTTAAGTGCAATCTTTGCAGGTGTTGTATTTGCGCTTAGCTTTTATTTTCTAGACCTTAGTTCTTCTGTAGTTGGAGCTTCGGGTGCTATTATGGCAATTTTAGTTGCTACAACAACTTATCAGCCATTAATGACTGTGCGTTTGTTACTTATTGGTAATGTAAAATTGTGGCATATCACTCTTGTTATATTGGTATTAGATCTAATGCAGTTTCGATTAGGTAATATGGGAGGACATATTTCTCATCTTGCAGGAGCAATATTTGGATTCGCTTTTATTAAATTATTGCAAAGTGGGTATGATCCTAGTAAGATTGTAACTCGTGTTTTAGATTTTTTTACTAATCTGTTTAAGAAATCACCATCAACACCTTTTAAGAAAGTACATAAAAATTATAATAACGTACCTACTCAAAGAACTACTTCTAAGATTATTACTAAAGATAAAACGCAACAACAAATTGATGAGATCTTAGATAAAATTAGTCAGTCAGGTTATGATTGTTTAACAAAAGAAGAAAAAGAATTTTTATTTAAGGCAGGGAAATAA
- a CDS encoding rhomboid family intramembrane serine protease — translation MMNMTPLVKQLLIINIIFFLGSQLVPVSYEYFSLYFPENYQFKIWQPITHMFMHGGFMHIAFNMFALVSFGSALEHFWGGKKFLFFYISCGLGAALLQLGFNYLQIQNTLEAASTLGLSDNAIHQILNVNFTDGTSYRGDLFMDGIRPILEKAGKINLLNEVNFKSLFDASIINQTPMVGASGAIYGLLVAFAFMFPNAELALMFIPVPIKAKYFVPGIIAVDLFLGFQGNSLFGSGGTGIAHFAHVGGALVGYLMMWYWKKTQFNNNRWN, via the coding sequence ATGATGAATATGACTCCATTAGTAAAACAATTATTGATAATTAATATTATCTTTTTCCTTGGTTCACAATTAGTGCCAGTTTCTTATGAATATTTTTCGCTGTATTTTCCAGAGAATTATCAGTTTAAAATTTGGCAACCAATTACGCACATGTTTATGCACGGAGGATTTATGCATATTGCATTTAACATGTTTGCATTAGTTTCTTTCGGATCTGCGTTAGAGCATTTTTGGGGTGGCAAAAAGTTTTTATTCTTTTATATTTCATGTGGATTAGGAGCTGCTTTGTTGCAATTAGGATTTAATTATCTTCAAATACAGAATACTTTGGAAGCGGCATCTACTTTAGGGCTGTCAGATAATGCAATACATCAAATATTAAACGTGAATTTCACAGATGGTACAAGTTATCGTGGTGATTTATTTATGGACGGAATCAGACCAATTTTAGAGAAAGCTGGGAAAATTAATTTATTAAATGAAGTTAATTTTAAAAGTTTATTCGATGCCTCTATAATTAACCAAACTCCAATGGTTGGGGCTTCGGGTGCGATTTATGGGCTTTTGGTTGCTTTTGCGTTTATGTTTCCTAATGCAGAGTTAGCACTTATGTTTATTCCAGTGCCTATTAAAGCTAAATATTTTGTTCCAGGAATTATCGCAGTAGATTTGTTTTTAGGTTTTCAAGGAAATTCATTGTTCGGAAGCGGAGGTACAGGAATAGCTCATTTTGCACACGTTGGAGGTGCACTTGTAGGATATTTAATGATGTGGTATTGGAAAAAGACACAGTTTAATAATAATCGTTGGAATTAA
- the mutL gene encoding DNA mismatch repair endonuclease MutL produces the protein MSSIIQLLPDHVANQIAAGEVVQRPASVVKELLENAVDAKATDIKLIIKDAGKSLVQVIDNGSGMSVTDARLCFERHATSKIRQAEDLFSLHTKGFRGEALASIAAIAHMEMKTKQDQEELGTHIVIEGSKFVSQEVAVLPVGTSFAVKNLFFNIPARRNFLKSDTVEFRHVMDEFQRVALAHANIHFTFYHNGSEMFNLPPSSFRQRVVGIFAGKTNEKLVPVNEETEIVAIKGFVSKPEFAKKSRGEQFFFVNDRFIKSSYLHHAVMAAYDGILKDGAQPSYFLYLSVPPNTIDINIHPTKTEIKFDDEQALYAILRASIKHSLGQFNVAPVLDFDRDANLDTPYHYKDLEGETPTIQVDGTYNPFTDDKTNKHYSNAGSSFSSGSSSGSSGSNSYSSYKKPEPTASWESLYVGLEQDTEEVGMMSFENEEVTSSLFNDNEIEQTVHKTYQIHKKYIVSPIKSGMVIVDQQRAHQRILYEQFLHNMTVNQASSQQLLFPLNLFYSSTDLEIIKELQLSLVNTGFVFESSSEDHIVISGIPVNSTESEVSLVIEQLLSDLQEGIPESSFSQNDTIAKSMAKSMAVKTGSYLTEKEQDNLVNGLFACKDPNISPFQKPTFITMRVEDIDKKFAL, from the coding sequence ATGTCGAGTATTATACAATTACTACCTGATCATGTTGCCAATCAAATTGCTGCTGGAGAAGTGGTTCAAAGACCTGCTTCTGTGGTGAAAGAGCTTTTAGAAAACGCAGTCGATGCTAAAGCAACAGATATTAAATTAATCATCAAAGATGCAGGAAAGTCATTGGTACAAGTCATTGATAATGGTTCTGGGATGAGCGTTACTGATGCGCGTTTGTGTTTTGAACGTCATGCAACTTCTAAAATTCGCCAGGCTGAAGATTTATTTTCATTACATACCAAAGGATTCCGTGGAGAAGCGTTGGCTTCTATTGCGGCGATTGCTCATATGGAAATGAAAACGAAACAAGATCAGGAAGAGCTAGGAACACATATTGTTATTGAAGGGAGTAAATTTGTTTCACAAGAAGTTGCTGTTTTACCAGTAGGAACTTCATTTGCGGTTAAAAATTTGTTTTTTAATATTCCTGCCCGAAGAAACTTCTTAAAGTCGGATACGGTTGAATTTCGTCATGTTATGGATGAGTTTCAGCGTGTAGCTTTGGCACATGCTAATATTCATTTTACTTTTTACCACAACGGGAGTGAAATGTTTAATTTACCTCCTTCAAGTTTTAGACAGCGTGTTGTAGGTATTTTTGCAGGTAAGACAAATGAAAAATTAGTTCCTGTAAATGAAGAAACTGAAATCGTAGCCATAAAAGGGTTTGTAAGTAAGCCAGAATTTGCTAAAAAAAGTAGGGGAGAGCAGTTTTTCTTTGTGAATGATCGATTTATTAAAAGTAGTTATCTACATCATGCAGTTATGGCTGCTTATGATGGGATTTTAAAAGATGGTGCCCAGCCCAGTTATTTTTTATATTTGTCAGTGCCTCCTAATACTATTGATATTAATATCCATCCAACAAAAACTGAAATTAAGTTTGATGATGAACAGGCTTTATATGCTATTTTGAGAGCGTCAATTAAACACAGTTTAGGGCAATTTAATGTAGCTCCAGTTTTGGATTTTGATCGTGATGCTAATTTAGATACACCTTATCATTATAAAGATTTAGAAGGAGAAACGCCAACAATTCAAGTTGATGGTACTTATAATCCTTTTACAGATGACAAAACAAATAAACATTATTCGAATGCTGGGTCTAGCTTTAGTAGCGGATCTAGTTCAGGTAGTTCTGGTTCTAATTCGTATTCTAGCTATAAAAAGCCAGAACCAACTGCTAGTTGGGAAAGTTTATATGTTGGTTTAGAGCAAGATACCGAGGAAGTTGGGATGATGTCTTTTGAAAATGAAGAAGTAACTTCATCTTTGTTTAATGATAATGAAATTGAGCAAACAGTTCATAAGACTTATCAAATTCATAAAAAATATATTGTTTCGCCTATAAAATCAGGAATGGTGATTGTAGACCAACAACGGGCTCATCAGCGTATTTTATACGAACAGTTTTTGCATAATATGACTGTTAATCAGGCTTCTAGTCAGCAATTGTTGTTTCCTCTCAATTTGTTTTATTCATCTACAGATTTAGAAATTATCAAGGAATTGCAATTATCACTTGTAAATACCGGTTTTGTTTTTGAATCTTCTTCTGAAGATCATATTGTTATTTCAGGAATACCTGTTAATAGTACTGAGAGTGAAGTGTCGTTGGTTATAGAACAATTGTTGAGTGATTTGCAAGAGGGTATTCCTGAAAGTAGTTTTTCTCAAAATGATACCATTGCCAAATCGATGGCAAAAAGTATGGCAGTAAAAACAGGTTCGTACTTAACCGAAAAAGAACAAGATAATTTAGTAAACGGACTCTTTGCTTGTAAAGATCCAAATATTTCTCCATTTCAAAAACCAACTTTCATCACCATGCGTGTGGAAGATATAGATAAAAAGTTTGCCTTATGA
- a CDS encoding DUF6624 domain-containing protein codes for MKKYLLAILFISLFGQVQSQNTINQNLKAELDSIYKSDQFFREYLDSETTDARKSEILKETGYADDGSFRSRVWSMINVQDSINIIKVEKIISRYGYPGKSLVGEPTNESAWYVIQHSKKISNYLPLIEEAATKGEIPFTRFAMMQDRYLTQQGKEQIYGTQAQGKLIANKQTGKKEFFTYISPIQNPEKVNERRKKAGFTTTVEENAKRMRIEYKVYTLDDIAKIF; via the coding sequence ATGAAAAAATATTTGCTTGCTATTCTTTTTATTTCTCTTTTTGGACAAGTTCAATCTCAGAATACAATTAATCAAAATCTAAAAGCCGAGTTAGATAGTATTTATAAATCGGATCAATTTTTTAGGGAATATCTTGATTCTGAAACCACTGATGCTCGTAAAAGTGAAATTTTGAAGGAAACAGGTTATGCTGATGATGGTTCTTTTAGAAGTAGAGTATGGTCAATGATTAATGTTCAAGATTCTATTAATATTATTAAAGTAGAAAAGATAATCTCAAGGTATGGTTATCCTGGGAAGAGTTTGGTTGGAGAACCAACAAATGAGTCTGCTTGGTATGTTATTCAACATAGTAAGAAAATTTCAAATTATTTACCGTTAATTGAAGAGGCTGCTACTAAAGGCGAAATTCCGTTTACGCGTTTTGCTATGATGCAAGATCGTTATTTGACACAACAAGGTAAAGAACAAATTTATGGAACGCAAGCACAAGGGAAATTAATAGCGAATAAGCAAACAGGAAAGAAAGAGTTCTTTACTTATATTTCTCCAATACAAAATCCAGAAAAGGTCAATGAGCGAAGAAAGAAAGCTGGTTTTACTACTACAGTCGAAGAAAATGCTAAAAGAATGAGGATTGAATATAAAGTTTATACGCTAGATGATATTGCCAAAATCTTTTGA
- the ribH gene encoding 6,7-dimethyl-8-ribityllumazine synthase — MATENKNLSDYDKNTVPNAKNFRFGIVVSEWNDTITEGLYNGAFEAFLENQVPAQQIIRWNVPGSFELIYGAKKMLQTQNVDAVIVIGCVIQGQTKHFDFVCEGVTQGIKDLNVQTDIPVIFCVLTDNNIQQSIDRSGGIHGNKGTEAAIAAIKMAYIRQQASLNQFQDQQLLSAGALQIEDKPLELEK; from the coding sequence ATGGCTACCGAAAATAAAAATTTATCAGATTACGATAAAAACACAGTCCCAAATGCGAAAAATTTTCGATTTGGGATTGTTGTTTCTGAGTGGAATGACACTATAACAGAAGGTCTTTATAATGGCGCTTTTGAGGCATTCCTTGAAAATCAAGTTCCTGCTCAACAAATTATCCGATGGAATGTTCCTGGGAGTTTTGAGTTGATATATGGAGCAAAAAAAATGTTGCAAACTCAAAATGTTGATGCAGTTATTGTTATTGGATGTGTAATTCAGGGACAAACAAAGCATTTTGATTTTGTATGTGAAGGTGTAACGCAGGGAATTAAAGATTTGAATGTTCAAACAGATATTCCTGTTATTTTTTGTGTATTAACAGATAATAATATTCAACAATCTATTGATAGAAGTGGTGGTATTCACGGTAACAAAGGTACCGAAGCAGCTATTGCAGCTATAAAAATGGCATACATCCGTCAGCAAGCATCTTTAAATCAGTTTCAAGACCAACAGTTGTTGTCAGCTGGGGCACTTCAAATAGAAGACAAGCCATTGGAACTAGAAAAATAA
- a CDS encoding tol-pal system YbgF family protein, translating to MATYNKRGYKAPKEKEVKDEVVNEEQQVILDGKNSKTAEVFSKLDETASKTEDWVARNQKIIIGLVAAIAVGTIGYLAYQKFIASPKQEEAANEMFVAQQNFEKATNGVASDSLYKLALNGSEGKFGFLKIADEYSGTDAGNLANYYAGIAYLNTGKYDEAISYLGKFKSKDLILGALAKGAIGDAYSQKNQPKEALDYYVKAAESNKNDFTTPRFLLKAGKTALALGQKSDALKYFTEIKESYEATPEAASVDVLIGLAQ from the coding sequence ATGGCTACTTACAATAAAAGAGGATATAAAGCACCAAAAGAAAAAGAAGTTAAAGATGAAGTTGTTAATGAAGAACAACAAGTAATTCTTGATGGGAAAAACAGTAAAACTGCTGAAGTTTTTTCTAAATTAGATGAAACTGCTTCTAAGACTGAAGACTGGGTTGCTAGAAACCAAAAAATTATTATTGGATTAGTTGCTGCAATTGCTGTAGGAACTATTGGTTATTTGGCTTACCAAAAATTCATTGCTTCTCCTAAACAAGAAGAGGCAGCTAATGAAATGTTTGTTGCTCAACAAAATTTTGAAAAAGCAACTAATGGTGTAGCTAGTGATTCATTGTACAAATTAGCATTGAATGGTTCAGAAGGTAAATTTGGATTTTTGAAAATTGCAGATGAATACTCAGGAACAGATGCTGGAAATTTAGCAAATTATTATGCAGGTATTGCATACTTAAATACAGGTAAATATGATGAAGCTATCTCTTATTTAGGTAAATTTAAGTCTAAAGATTTAATTTTAGGTGCTTTGGCAAAAGGTGCAATAGGTGATGCTTATTCTCAAAAAAACCAACCAAAAGAAGCTTTAGATTATTATGTAAAAGCTGCTGAATCAAATAAAAATGATTTCACTACGCCACGTTTCTTGCTTAAGGCTGGAAAAACGGCTTTGGCTTTAGGTCAGAAATCAGATGCTCTTAAATATTTTACAGAAATTAAAGAGAGCTATGAGGCAACTCCAGAAGCTGCTTCTGTAGATGTTTTGATTGGTTTAGCACAATAA
- a CDS encoding thioredoxin domain-containing protein: MKFPQTLLIIIAFVFASCNGQSSKSIQVIEPTAFAEKLSANQNPQILDVRTPEEFASEHIESAVNVNWNDKDFATKAATFDKSKPVFIYCLSGGRSKKASQKLQELGFTNIYELDGGIMKWNAEGRSNSNPNAKTVGMSSQDYAALLNTDKKVLIDFYAEWCGPCKQMTPYLTKMQKELADKVVIIRIDVDQNKTLVKDMKIDQLPTLLLYENKEVKWKNTGFISEDELKKQL, translated from the coding sequence ATGAAATTTCCACAAACACTACTTATCATAATTGCCTTTGTATTTGCATCCTGCAACGGACAATCCTCTAAAAGCATCCAAGTTATTGAACCAACTGCTTTTGCTGAAAAATTAAGCGCGAACCAAAATCCTCAAATTTTAGACGTAAGAACTCCTGAGGAATTTGCATCAGAACATATTGAGAGTGCAGTAAATGTAAACTGGAACGACAAAGACTTTGCTACAAAAGCAGCAACCTTTGATAAATCTAAACCAGTTTTTATATATTGCTTAAGTGGCGGAAGAAGTAAAAAAGCATCTCAAAAGCTACAAGAATTAGGCTTTACAAACATATACGAACTTGATGGCGGAATTATGAAATGGAACGCTGAAGGACGTTCTAATTCAAATCCAAATGCTAAAACAGTAGGAATGTCAAGCCAAGACTATGCTGCTTTATTAAACACAGACAAAAAGGTCTTGATTGATTTTTATGCTGAATGGTGTGGTCCTTGCAAGCAAATGACTCCATACCTTACTAAAATGCAAAAAGAACTAGCCGATAAAGTAGTTATCATTCGTATAGACGTTGACCAAAATAAAACTTTGGTAAAAGACATGAAAATCGACCAGCTTCCTACTCTACTATTATACGAGAATAAAGAAGTAAAATGGAAAAACACAGGATTTATCAGTGAAGATGAATTAAAAAAACAACTATAA
- a CDS encoding DUF2461 domain-containing protein, whose protein sequence is MLTKESLQFLDDLKVNNNRDWFLENKKRYEIFKKDYHQLVSDFLDAMKPMDASLELLEVKNCTFRINRDIRFSKDKSPYKAHLGVWLSTGVKGQNRAGYYVHIEKGASFIAGGLYSPEAEDLKKVRKEIAFFHDDLEAIIADKKFSKEFENLDVTETNSLKNPPRGYEKEHPAIDFLKLKSFTATQKYDIKEVTQKDFVTKMSQKLIALKPLNEFINRALTTDEF, encoded by the coding sequence ATGCTTACTAAAGAAAGTTTACAATTTTTAGATGATTTAAAAGTCAATAATAACAGAGATTGGTTTTTGGAAAACAAAAAACGTTATGAAATCTTCAAAAAAGATTACCATCAACTAGTTTCCGATTTTTTGGACGCAATGAAACCTATGGACGCTTCATTGGAGCTATTAGAAGTAAAAAATTGCACATTCAGAATTAACCGAGATATTCGTTTCTCTAAAGATAAATCACCATACAAAGCGCACCTAGGTGTTTGGCTCTCGACTGGAGTAAAAGGACAAAATCGTGCTGGATACTATGTTCACATCGAAAAAGGCGCTAGTTTTATAGCTGGTGGCTTATACTCCCCAGAAGCCGAAGACTTAAAAAAAGTACGCAAAGAAATCGCTTTCTTTCATGATGACTTAGAAGCAATTATTGCCGATAAGAAATTCAGCAAAGAATTCGAAAACTTAGATGTAACCGAAACCAATTCGCTAAAAAACCCACCGCGCGGATACGAAAAAGAGCATCCTGCAATTGACTTTTTAAAATTAAAAAGTTTTACTGCTACTCAAAAATACGATATCAAAGAAGTAACTCAAAAAGATTTTGTTACCAAAATGAGTCAAAAACTTATTGCATTAAAACCATTAAATGAATTCATCAATCGCGCTTTAACAACTGACGAATTTTAA
- a CDS encoding glycosyltransferase, whose product MKKRKILFLGESYRADAITWMRGLKEFGNFEICTWELKTSNNTKSNRLKRILEYIFAPFAIKKIIRLEKPDMVIAERTTSYGFLAAISGVNTIVIAQQGRTDLWPEDSILLPLKKIIQKHAFKKAHLIHAWGPVMTISMKAIGVDMNKVLVIPKGIDLSLFEASVNNSTKIEAIITRSLQPEYRHDCILKAFAILDKKGIDFNLTIVGNGSRLEHLKKLATKLNIQNKVIFTGRIANTVLPQLLKQANFYISMPSTEGVSASLFEAMACNCYPVVSDIPGNQSWIQHRDNGQLIPIDDYNKLADALIWSFKNPDLRNKAITQNQKFVEENANYKINMKIIADKYHELLDLRS is encoded by the coding sequence ATGAAAAAAAGAAAAATACTTTTTCTTGGCGAATCCTATCGAGCCGATGCCATTACATGGATGAGAGGCTTAAAAGAATTCGGTAATTTTGAAATTTGTACTTGGGAACTTAAAACCTCGAATAACACCAAATCCAACCGTCTCAAACGAATACTAGAATACATTTTTGCTCCATTCGCAATTAAAAAAATAATCCGATTAGAAAAACCAGACATGGTTATTGCCGAAAGAACGACCAGTTATGGTTTTCTTGCTGCAATATCAGGCGTCAATACTATTGTAATTGCACAACAAGGCCGAACCGATTTATGGCCTGAAGATTCAATATTACTACCCCTTAAAAAAATCATTCAGAAACACGCATTTAAAAAAGCACATTTAATACACGCTTGGGGTCCTGTAATGACAATCTCGATGAAAGCCATTGGTGTTGATATGAATAAGGTTTTAGTTATACCAAAAGGAATTGATTTATCTCTTTTTGAAGCTTCAGTCAACAATTCTACTAAAATAGAAGCAATTATCACTCGCTCCTTACAACCTGAATACAGACATGATTGCATTTTAAAAGCATTTGCCATTTTAGATAAAAAAGGCATTGATTTCAACTTAACAATTGTTGGCAACGGAAGCAGATTAGAACATCTAAAAAAACTAGCTACAAAATTAAACATTCAAAATAAAGTAATTTTTACTGGTCGAATTGCAAATACAGTACTACCTCAATTATTAAAACAAGCCAATTTTTATATTAGCATGCCTAGCACTGAAGGCGTTTCGGCCTCATTATTTGAAGCAATGGCCTGCAATTGCTACCCAGTTGTTTCAGATATTCCCGGAAACCAAAGCTGGATACAACATCGTGACAACGGACAATTGATACCAATTGATGATTACAACAAACTTGCTGATGCGCTTATCTGGTCATTTAAAAATCCTGATTTAAGAAACAAAGCAATAACACAAAATCAGAAATTTGTAGAAGAGAATGCAAACTACAAAATCAACATGAAAATTATTGCAGATAAATATCATGAATTACTGGATTTACGAAGCTAA
- the murB gene encoding UDP-N-acetylmuramate dehydrogenase, translating into MEILSQFSLKNHNTFGIEAKAKQFIAVHSIDELKKVLEENKNQPKFILGGGSNMLLTKDIDALVIHIDLKGKKIVDENDDFVWVESQAGETWHNFVLWTIEQDFGGLENMSLIPGNVGTTPVQNIGAYGTEIKDTFVSCQAMNIETQEIRTFTHAECNFGYRESIFKHEVKDQYIITSVTYKLTKRNHKINTSYGDITAELAKNNITNPSLKDVSNAVIAIRQSKLPDPKELGNSGSFFKNPILLKSDFEKIHQKFPEMKYYDISETEVKVPAGWLIEQAGFKGKRFGDAGIHKNQALVLVNYGNATGQEILAISKDIQKTVFEKFGIHIEAEVNVI; encoded by the coding sequence ATGGAAATTCTATCTCAATTTTCTTTAAAAAATCATAATACATTTGGCATTGAAGCTAAAGCAAAACAGTTTATTGCTGTACATTCAATTGATGAATTGAAAAAAGTATTGGAAGAAAACAAAAATCAGCCAAAATTTATTTTAGGAGGCGGAAGCAATATGCTTTTAACCAAAGATATCGATGCATTGGTAATTCATATTGATTTAAAAGGGAAAAAGATAGTTGATGAAAATGATGATTTTGTTTGGGTCGAAAGTCAGGCTGGAGAGACTTGGCACAATTTTGTTCTCTGGACAATCGAACAAGATTTTGGAGGACTAGAAAACATGTCGCTTATTCCTGGTAACGTAGGAACCACTCCTGTTCAAAACATTGGCGCTTACGGAACTGAAATAAAAGATACTTTTGTTTCTTGCCAAGCTATGAATATCGAAACTCAGGAAATAAGAACTTTTACTCATGCCGAATGTAATTTTGGATATCGCGAGAGTATTTTTAAACATGAAGTAAAAGACCAATATATCATTACATCTGTAACTTACAAACTAACAAAGCGCAATCATAAAATTAATACCTCTTATGGGGACATAACTGCCGAGTTAGCAAAAAACAACATTACAAACCCGAGTTTAAAAGATGTCAGCAATGCTGTAATTGCGATAAGACAAAGTAAATTACCAGACCCAAAAGAATTAGGAAATAGCGGTAGCTTCTTTAAGAACCCGATATTATTAAAATCAGATTTCGAAAAGATCCATCAAAAATTTCCAGAAATGAAATACTATGATATTTCAGAAACTGAAGTAAAAGTTCCTGCAGGCTGGCTTATCGAACAAGCTGGATTTAAAGGAAAACGTTTTGGAGACGCTGGGATTCATAAAAATCAAGCTTTAGTACTCGTTAATTACGGAAATGCAACTGGGCAAGAAATTCTAGCTATTTCGAAAGACATCCAAAAAACAGTATTTGAAAAATTTGGAATACACATAGAAGCAGAAGTTAATGTGATTTAA
- a CDS encoding FMN-binding negative transcriptional regulator → MHTPSIFKNEDPEAIRSFLKENSFGILINQTNGKLWATHIPIEIETRENGKEVLCGHISKLNPQGEGFVQNDQVLAVFSGAHSYISSSWYDHENVPTWNYSAVHIYGRIKILDHEAAIESLKKLVDKYEVGSEKPIRIEDLSEKTMRQAHGIIAFEIEIDEIEATKKMSQNRDDVNYKNIITALEKTENPQSIAVAKEMSKCRK, encoded by the coding sequence ATGCACACACCAAGTATTTTCAAAAACGAAGACCCTGAAGCAATTAGATCTTTCCTAAAAGAAAATAGTTTCGGAATACTAATCAATCAGACAAACGGAAAATTGTGGGCAACACATATTCCGATAGAGATAGAAACAAGAGAAAATGGAAAGGAAGTATTATGTGGTCATATTTCTAAATTAAACCCACAAGGCGAAGGATTTGTTCAAAATGATCAAGTTTTAGCTGTTTTTTCAGGAGCACATAGCTATATCTCCTCGTCATGGTATGACCATGAAAATGTACCAACTTGGAACTATAGCGCTGTACATATATACGGTCGGATAAAAATTTTAGACCACGAAGCAGCAATTGAATCGTTAAAAAAATTAGTAGACAAATATGAAGTTGGTTCTGAAAAACCGATTCGCATAGAAGATTTATCTGAAAAAACAATGCGCCAAGCACATGGAATAATTGCTTTTGAAATTGAAATAGATGAAATTGAGGCAACTAAAAAAATGTCTCAAAATCGAGACGATGTCAACTACAAAAACATAATCACAGCCTTAGAAAAAACAGAAAACCCTCAGTCTATTGCGGTTGCAAAAGAAATGTCAAAATGCCGAAAGTAA